Part of the Deltaproteobacteria bacterium genome, CTGTTAGGGACGAGACACCACAAGGCAAAAAAACCGAATATCGAATATCGAATATCGAATACTGAATGTCGAAGGAAAGGGAAAAACTTTATAATTCGAAATTCAGGGATCTTTTTTTCGTATTAAGCCCTTATGCCCCAGGGGGCGCCGCAGGGCATAAAAATTTTTCTGGGGGCTATGGGCAATAGGAAGGCACAGGGTTTAAGGTTTTTTTCACTTGCAATTTGGAACTTGCCTCTTGCAACTCTCTTCTTTAACCCAGCCCTGACCTCTGACCCCCGTCCCCTGATCCCGTTTTTCATACTTGCATCTTGTAACTTTATTTTCGTCCCGAACAGGAGGGTAAAGTGAGACTACCGAAGTTTACTTATTTAGAGCCAAAGAGTATTGAGGAGGCTTCCACTCTCCTCATGGGGGAAGCAACGGTCAAGATACTGGCCGGGGGGACCGATCTGTTGGTCAACATGAAGCATCGGATTGAAAGGCCTTCTGCCCTGGTAAATCTTAAAAAAATCAAAGGACTGGATTATATCCGGCCCGATGAAGGAGCCATCCGGATTGGGTCCTTGACCTCCCTTAAAAAGATCTCCCAGGATCCTTTCATCAAGGAAAGAATGCCGGTTCTGGCCCAGGCGGCTTCTTCGGTGGGGTCTTATCATCATCAGAGTATGGGAACCCTTGGCGGTAATATTTGCCAGCAAAATCGCTGTAAATTTTTTAATCAGTCGAAATGGTGGCGGAGCACCAACCCCCCTTGCCTCAAAGTGGGAGGGGAAGTCTGTCACGTGGTGCAGAAACAGGAGGCCTGCTATTCCAGTTACTGCGGAGATCTGGCCCCGGCCCTGCTGGTCCTGGAGGCCAAGGTCCTGTTAAAGAAGAATAGGGATTCCCGGGAGGTTTCATTAACGGAATTTTTCTCCGGAAACGGCTTGGCTCCCCTGGCCTTGAAAGGGGGGGAAATCTTAACGGAGGTTATTATCCCACTTCCTTCGGCAGGCAGTTACTCGACCTATGTGAAATTTGCCAACCGGGAAAGCATCGATTTTCCGATTGTCGGTCTGGCCTTTCAAACGTCTCTGGAGAAAAAGGAATACCGTCTGGCCTTTACGGCCGTGGATCGTCGCCCGGTGAGGGGCCAAAAGGTTGAAGCCTTTCTCAAGGGCCTGGACCTTTCCCCGGAAGTCGTGGACGAGGCGGCTCAACTGGCCTCCAAGGAGGCCGCGCCGGTCAAGAATTCCCTTTATGCACCGTCCTTTAAAAGAAACCTCATGGGCCGCCTGCTTCGAAGCGTATTAAGCCCTCAGGCCCCAGGGGGGCGGCACGAAGCATAAAAATAGAAAAAAAAGAGAGGCTATAGGCTATAGGCCATAGCCATTATGAAATTTTTCATACTTGATGGATTTTTTACAAGTCCTTCATACTTGCAACCTGCATCTTGCATCTTGAAACGTTATTTTCTTAATAAACAGAAGGAGATAAACTGATGAAAACCGCCATCGAACTCCATATTAACGGCGACAGTTATGATGCCCTGGTTTCCCCGAATAATACCCTGTTGGAGGTCTTGCGGGAAAAACTGGGCCTGATGGGTACCAAGCGGGGCTGCGACCTGGGGGCCTGCGGGGCCTGTACGGTCCTGATCGACGGGGAGGCCGCCCTTTCCTGTCTCATGCTAGCCCTGGATGCGGTGGGGAAAAAAGTCACCACCATCGAAGGATTGAGCGAAACCGGCGAACTCCACCCTTTACAAAAGGCCTTTGTAGATCAGGGAGCCCTGCAATGCGGCTTTTGCACTCCGGGCATGATTATGACCGCCCAGGCCATATTGCAGGAAGATCCTGATCCCACGGAAGAGATCATCAAGAAGAAAATGGCCGGCAATCTCTGCCGCTGCACCGGATATAAAAAGGTCGTTGAGGCGGTGATGAACGTCCGGACGCCAGCCGGGAAGGAGGATTAAATGGGAACAACCTTCAATGTAGTCGGTCAGCGTTTGCCGATGCACGATGGGGCCGCCAAGGCCAAAGGCACGGCCCAGTTCACGGACGACATTATGCTGCCGGGAATGCTGCACGGAAAAATATTGCGCAGTCCTTTGCCCCACGCCCGGATAGTCCGTATCGACACCACCCAGGCCGAGAAACTCCCCGGAGTAAAGGGCGTGGTGACCGGCTGGGATATCCCGGACCGTCCCTACGGCATCGTACCCAAGGCCCGGGACGAGCATGCCCTGGCCCGGGAAAAAGTACGTTATATCGGCGATGACGTAGCGGCCGTTTGCGCCGTGGACCCGGAGATCGCGGAAGAAGCTCTGGACCTGATCCGGGTGGATTATGAAGAACTCCCGGCCGTCTTCGATCCGTTGGAGGCCATCAAGGAAGGGGCTCCCCTCATCCACGACGGGGTCCCCCACAACACCTCTTTTTCCATTCACAAGGAATTCGGGAATGTGGAAAAGGCCTTTCAGGAAAGCGACTTCGTTTTTGAAGACCGCTTTTATTCCCAGGCGGTCAACCATGCCCCCCTGGAACCGCACGCCGCCGTGGCTCAATACGATCCGTTAAAAGGGGAGCTTACGGTCCATTCCTCCACCCAAATCCCCTTTTTCCTGCGCCGGAACCTGTCGGCGACCCTCATGATTCCCGAATCCAAGGTCCGGGTGATCAAGCCCAAGGTGGGAGGCGGTTTCGGCCAGAAGATCGATATGTTCGCCAAGGACTTCTGCGCCGCCTGGTTCGCCCGCCAGACCGAAAAACCCGTCAAATTCGTCTACGACCGGGAGGAGGTCTTTATCTCCACCCGGCAGCGGCACCCCATGTATATTACGGTCAAGACCGGCGTAAAAAAGGATGGGACTATCCTGGCCCAGCAGTTTCTGGCCCATGCCGACGGCGGGGCCTTCAACAGCACCGCCCCGACCATGATGGCCCTCTCCTGTTACTTTCTGATGATCCCTTACCGGGTCCCCAACCTGATTTATGAAGGGCACCACGTATACACCAACAAACCGGTGGGCGGAGCGATGCGGGGGCACGGCATTCCCCAGGCCCGTTTCGCCGTGGAACGTCAGTTGGACCTGATCGCCGCACGCATCGGGGTGGACCCGGTGGAACTGCGCCTCAAAAACAGCATTCATGCCGGTGAACCGCACCCGGCCAAATTCATTATCAACTCCTGCGGCTTTTACGATTCCCTGAAGCTGGCGGCCGAGGCCATCGGCTGGAAAGAAAAACGGGGGAAACTCCCCAAGGGGAGGGGGGTCGGCCTGGCCGGCGCCTCTTTTCCCAGCGGGGTCAGCAACATGAGCCATATCAGCTCCGGTTCCGTGGTCCAGATGGGCCAGGATGGGGCCGTCAATGTCCTTTCCGGGGCCGCGGACATCGGCCAGGGTGCGGAAACGGTCATCTCCCAGATCGTGGCTGAGGTCCTCGGGGTCCCGATGGAGGATATCCGGATCACCGCGGCCGATACCGGAGTCACCCCCCTGGACCCCGGCACCTTCGGCAGCGGGGTCACGGTGCGGGCCGGGAATGCCGCCCGTCTGGCGGCCGAAGAGGTGCGGGGTAAGCTCTTCCGCTTCGTAGCAGAAAAGCTGGGGGCCGTTCCGGAGGACCTGACGGCCAGTAACCGAATGATCTTTGTCAAGGGATCAGCGGATCGCGGGATGGCCTTGAAGGATGCCATCAAGGGGTACCAGTATGCCGACTTGCCCATGCCGATAGTGGGCCGCTCCGACTGGTTTCCCCCGGCCACCGAACCGACCACCCTGTTCAAGGAAGACGGGAACTTCTCCCCCAACTATTCTTTCATGACCCAGGCCGCCGAAGTGGAGGTGGATCTGGAAACCGGAAAAATAAAGCTCCTGAAGATGGTCACGGCCCACGACTGCGGCCGGGCCATCAACCCTATGCTGGTGGAGGGGCAATTAGAAGGTTCTGTGGTCGGCGGCATGGGACAGGCCCTCTATGAAAACATCATCGTGGAAAAGGGACAGGTCATGAATCCTTCGTTTCTGGATTACGGCTTCCCCACCTTTATGGAAATGCCCGAGATAGGGGCCATCGAGGTGGAAACCGATGACCCGATCGGGCCTTTCGGGGCCAAGGAGGCCGGTGAAGGGACCCAGTTGTCCCCGGCCCCGGCCATCGTCAACGCCATTTATGATGCCATCGGGGTCGATTTCATGGAACTGCCGGTAACGCCGGAAAAAATCCTGGAGGCCTTACGGCGGGGGAAATAATAGGAAATAGAGTTCGGAGTTTAGAGTTCGGAGTTCGGAGTAAACCATTTTCATTCTTCGTGGCGCCCGCGCGAGCATGAGGGTTTAACACGAAAATAACGTTGCGGGTTACGGGTTCCGGGTTCAAAACCGACCTTACTTCGACATTCGATATTCGATATTCGTATTTTCATGCTCGTGGTGCCGCCCTGGGCATGAAGGCTTAATAAATAACCACCAACGGGAGGAAGAACGATGGCGCTTGAAGGGACGAATCCTTTTCCTCAGGAATTGATAGAACGGTACACAACCCGGCGCTGGTGGTCGGGAATTCCTCTGGGTCAAATGCTGGACCGGACCTGCGACCTGTACCCGCAAAAAGAAGCCCTGGTGGCGGGAGACACGAGATTAACCTACCGACAGCTTCGGGAGGGGACGGACCGGGCCGCCGTCGTCTTTCTTGAATTGGGGGTCCGGCAACAGGACCGGGTTCTGTTGCAGATGCCCAATTGGGTGGAATTTGTCTATGCCTATTACGGACTGCTTAAAATCGGCGCCATCCCCGTCTTTTGCATTCCCCGTTTTTCCCTCCGGGAAATGGACCATTTCCGGGGCATCACCGAGGCGAAGATCTGGATGGCCCCTCTTCGATTTGAAAAAATCGATTACCGCCCCCTCATCGAGGCCTTTCAAGCCAGACCGGGTTTTTTAAAACATATCCTGTTGGCCAATCCGGACCAGCAACCCATACTTTCGGGGACCCTCTCTTTTAATGAACTGCTAAAGAAAGTGGATTTGGGCCGCCTTCCGGCAACCGATCTTCCGGCCTGGGCCCCCGACCCTAATGAGATCTGCCACTTGATGCCCACCGGAGGGACTACCGATCTCCCCAAGCTGGTACCGAGGACCCATAATGATTTTTATTGTAATATCGAATATCGGGCCAAGGCCTGGCAGCGATGCCCACAGGATATCACCCTGATCGCCACCCCCTTGACCCATAACATGGCTATCGAGGTTTCGCTGAACCCCACTTTTTTTACCGGGGGCAAGGTAGTCCTCATTGATTCCACCGAGCCCCGGGCCATCCTGGAGGCCATCGAACGGGAACAGGTAACTACTACAATCCTGGTTGTGGCTCAACTCCATCGGGTTTTGAAGGTCCCGGACCTGAAACAGTACGATCTTTCTTCCCTGAAGGTTATTGCCGGAGCCGGTTCCTATGTGCCGGCCGATTTGATAAAAAAAGTCTATGATCGCCTGGGCTGTAAGTTTTATAATGTCTACGGCAGCTCCGAGGGACCCTGCTCCCAGACCAGATTCGAAGACCCCCCGGAGATCGTGCTCCATTCCGTTGGACAGCCCATCTGCCCTTACGACGAATTCAAGGTTATCGATTTTGCCGGGCAACCCCTGCCCCCGGGCCGGGAAGGCGAACTGGTGGTCCAGGGGCCTTGTATCTTCAGGGGCTATTATAAGTCGGAAGCCGAAAACAAAGAGGTCTTTACTGCCGACGGTTTTTATCGGACCGGAGACCTCGCCACCTTCGACCCGGAGGGACGGTTGCTTATCACCGGCCGGAAAAAAGATATCATCATTCGCGGCGGTGAAAACATCAGCGCCAAGGAGGTGGAGGAGTTGATCGGGGGGCATCCCGGGGTGGACCAGGTGGCCGCGGTCGGGATGCCGGACCAGGTCCTCGGTGAGCGGGTCTGCGCCTTCATTAAACCCAAACCGGGCCAGGTCGTTACCTTCGAAGGCATCATCACCTACCTGAAAGCCCAAAGCACCTCCGTGCTCTATCTGCCCGAGCGGGTGGAAATCGTATCGGAGATCCCACTGACCCCGGTAGGGAAAACCGACAAGAAACGGCTCCGGGAAGCAATCCGGAAAAAAATCGAAGGGGAAGCCCCTCTCGGGAACGGGTAGCCCTCGAAGGTAGCGAAAGCTTTTCCCTTTGCGTTCTTTGCGCCTTGGCGTGAAAACAGTTTTTCTATTGGTTAGATTTAGTCGTACGGAAGGATTGAACTCCTTAAACGCCTAAAACGTCCCTGAATCTTTCCACATACCCTCTGTACTCGGCAAGTTCCTCGGCAGTCATCTCATCCGGGAACTGCATTTCCACCTGTGTTATGGCTTTGACAATTTTATCGGCATGGGGCGCCACATTTAATATTTTGGATTTACTGCCATGCTCCAGTTTTATCTTTCCCAACATGAAATCGGTTACGAATTTGTTTTGTTTCCGGAGAATCTTTTTCCACTCCTGCGGGGGAGCCGAAAGGATAAAATCGGAATCTTGAAGGGCCGCCGCTTTGGTAAAAAAAGCCAGTTTGGTTAACCGGCCAGATTCAAAAAAGGACCCGAAGAGGATATCCCGTTCCAGCCCCCAATCCGGATCCGCTTCCACCCGGTAACACAACTTATTGGTAAAGGTCTTAAGCGATTCTTGAAAATTCGGATCGGAATTAAAGGCCTTTTCCGATGCTTCCAACCACTCCGGTGTCAGGTAACGCACTTTAGACATATTCTGCCCCCCTTTTTTTAGATTCTTAAAAGATACCTTTGAGAATTTATACCGATGCGATCCTTGAACAATTCTGGCTCCTGGCTTCTGGATTCCAAAATTTCGTATCAGTTTAGATTTTTAAAAAACAATTTTCACCGCAGAGCCGCAAAGGGCGCAAAGAGGGAATAAATTTTCCTTTCTGTTGAGAGGACAGAAAGGAAAAAGCTTTCGCAACCCTCCGGGGTGTAGGCCCCTCCGGGACGGAGTCCAGAGTTGTTTTGTTCAATCCCGCCTCTCATGGGATTGAACAAAGATGATTCTCTCTGCGTTCTTCGCGCCTTTGCGGTGAAGAAAAACTCTTTTTTAAACAACTTAAGTGTTACAGAATTTCAAATAGGTTTGGTTAGTTCTTCCTCGGCCTTCATCCGGGTAATGATTTCATCCCGTAAGGCTTTTTTATATACTTTTTCAGTAACGGTCAAGGGCAGCCCGTCTCTGAATTCGATAAATTTGGGCACTGCATAGGGCGGAAGATGGAGGCGACAAAATTTTTGAATCGCTTCCGAAGAGACCTTCCCCTTATAGGCCTCTTTTAATTGTATGACCGCCATGACCCGTTCACTTCCCGGTATCAGAGGATCAGGCACCCCAAAGGCGGCAGCCATTCCCACGCCGGGATGGCTGAACAGCACCTCATCTACAGAGGTGGTATAAACCTTCAGACCTGAAATGTTGACCAT contains:
- a CDS encoding FAD binding domain-containing protein; protein product: MRLPKFTYLEPKSIEEASTLLMGEATVKILAGGTDLLVNMKHRIERPSALVNLKKIKGLDYIRPDEGAIRIGSLTSLKKISQDPFIKERMPVLAQAASSVGSYHHQSMGTLGGNICQQNRCKFFNQSKWWRSTNPPCLKVGGEVCHVVQKQEACYSSYCGDLAPALLVLEAKVLLKKNRDSREVSLTEFFSGNGLAPLALKGGEILTEVIIPLPSAGSYSTYVKFANRESIDFPIVGLAFQTSLEKKEYRLAFTAVDRRPVRGQKVEAFLKGLDLSPEVVDEAAQLASKEAAPVKNSLYAPSFKRNLMGRLLRSVLSPQAPGGRHEA
- a CDS encoding (2Fe-2S)-binding protein, with translation MMKTAIELHINGDSYDALVSPNNTLLEVLREKLGLMGTKRGCDLGACGACTVLIDGEAALSCLMLALDAVGKKVTTIEGLSETGELHPLQKAFVDQGALQCGFCTPGMIMTAQAILQEDPDPTEEIIKKKMAGNLCRCTGYKKVVEAVMNVRTPAGKED
- a CDS encoding molybdopterin-dependent oxidoreductase: MGTTFNVVGQRLPMHDGAAKAKGTAQFTDDIMLPGMLHGKILRSPLPHARIVRIDTTQAEKLPGVKGVVTGWDIPDRPYGIVPKARDEHALAREKVRYIGDDVAAVCAVDPEIAEEALDLIRVDYEELPAVFDPLEAIKEGAPLIHDGVPHNTSFSIHKEFGNVEKAFQESDFVFEDRFYSQAVNHAPLEPHAAVAQYDPLKGELTVHSSTQIPFFLRRNLSATLMIPESKVRVIKPKVGGGFGQKIDMFAKDFCAAWFARQTEKPVKFVYDREEVFISTRQRHPMYITVKTGVKKDGTILAQQFLAHADGGAFNSTAPTMMALSCYFLMIPYRVPNLIYEGHHVYTNKPVGGAMRGHGIPQARFAVERQLDLIAARIGVDPVELRLKNSIHAGEPHPAKFIINSCGFYDSLKLAAEAIGWKEKRGKLPKGRGVGLAGASFPSGVSNMSHISSGSVVQMGQDGAVNVLSGAADIGQGAETVISQIVAEVLGVPMEDIRITAADTGVTPLDPGTFGSGVTVRAGNAARLAAEEVRGKLFRFVAEKLGAVPEDLTASNRMIFVKGSADRGMALKDAIKGYQYADLPMPIVGRSDWFPPATEPTTLFKEDGNFSPNYSFMTQAAEVEVDLETGKIKLLKMVTAHDCGRAINPMLVEGQLEGSVVGGMGQALYENIIVEKGQVMNPSFLDYGFPTFMEMPEIGAIEVETDDPIGPFGAKEAGEGTQLSPAPAIVNAIYDAIGVDFMELPVTPEKILEALRRGK
- a CDS encoding AMP-binding protein; this encodes MALEGTNPFPQELIERYTTRRWWSGIPLGQMLDRTCDLYPQKEALVAGDTRLTYRQLREGTDRAAVVFLELGVRQQDRVLLQMPNWVEFVYAYYGLLKIGAIPVFCIPRFSLREMDHFRGITEAKIWMAPLRFEKIDYRPLIEAFQARPGFLKHILLANPDQQPILSGTLSFNELLKKVDLGRLPATDLPAWAPDPNEICHLMPTGGTTDLPKLVPRTHNDFYCNIEYRAKAWQRCPQDITLIATPLTHNMAIEVSLNPTFFTGGKVVLIDSTEPRAILEAIEREQVTTTILVVAQLHRVLKVPDLKQYDLSSLKVIAGAGSYVPADLIKKVYDRLGCKFYNVYGSSEGPCSQTRFEDPPEIVLHSVGQPICPYDEFKVIDFAGQPLPPGREGELVVQGPCIFRGYYKSEAENKEVFTADGFYRTGDLATFDPEGRLLITGRKKDIIIRGGENISAKEVEELIGGHPGVDQVAAVGMPDQVLGERVCAFIKPKPGQVVTFEGIITYLKAQSTSVLYLPERVEIVSEIPLTPVGKTDKKRLREAIRKKIEGEAPLGNG